GGGCAGGGCGAAGGGGCCCACCTGCAGGGCATCCATCAGCGGACCAAGGGGAACCCCGCCCGCTCAATGGCCAGCACCCCGCCCTCCAGGTTATAGAGGTTGGTGTACCCCTTCCGCTTCAGGTACTCCGCCGCCTGGCGGCTGCGGTTGCCGCTTCGGCAGTAGAGGTAGACGGGCTTGTCCTTGGGCAGGGTGTCCGCCCAGCGGGCCACCTCCTCCACGGGAAGGTTCACCGCTCCCGGCACGTGGCCTGCGGCATACTCCTGGGGGGTACGCACGTCCACCACCAGGGCCCCCGATCCCAAGGCCCGGTAAAGCTCCTCCGGGCCCACGTTCTGGTAGCTCCCCTTGGACCCGCAGGCGGCCAGGACAGGGAGGAGGAGAAGGGCGAGGAAGGCCCGCCGGTTCATGCTAGGCCTTCACCCCCACGGCCTTCCTGATGGCCTGGAGGAACTGGGAGAGGGGCTGGGCCCCCAGCACCCGCTCCTTGCCGCCGTTGATGATGGTGTCCGGCACCCCGTGGATGTGGTAGCGGTTAGAAAGCTCGGGGAACTCGTTGGCCTCGATCATCTCGCCGAA
The genomic region above belongs to Thermus sediminis and contains:
- a CDS encoding rhodanese-like domain-containing protein, producing the protein MNRRAFLALLLLPVLAACGSKGSYQNVGPEELYRALGSGALVVDVRTPQEYAAGHVPGAVNLPVEEVARWADTLPKDKPVYLYCRSGNRSRQAAEYLKRKGYTNLYNLEGGVLAIERAGFPLVR